In one Chitinophaga sancti genomic region, the following are encoded:
- a CDS encoding YggS family pyridoxal phosphate-dependent enzyme, whose protein sequence is MKETIISNLQAVHQRIKAACALAGRDVQDVQLLLATKTVPPEKIRMAIEAGETLIGENKVQEFRDKHEALKDLRVERHFIGHLQTNKVKDVLKYVSCIQSLDRLPLAQELDKRLQSEGRRLDVFIQVNTSYEESKFGVAPDAVEYLVKQVQAFDTLHIKGLMTIGLLDVEVEKMRPSLSLLREIKTRLGMEHLKLSMGMSQDLELAIAEGSNMVRVGTSIFGNRFLGKEIWNENEIIS, encoded by the coding sequence ATGAAAGAAACAATTATTTCCAATCTCCAGGCCGTTCACCAACGGATCAAAGCTGCCTGTGCGTTGGCGGGCCGTGATGTGCAGGATGTTCAGCTCCTGCTTGCTACGAAAACAGTGCCTCCGGAGAAAATACGGATGGCCATCGAAGCCGGCGAAACCCTGATCGGTGAAAACAAAGTCCAGGAGTTCCGTGATAAACACGAAGCCTTAAAAGACCTGCGCGTCGAACGCCATTTTATCGGACATTTGCAAACCAATAAGGTCAAAGATGTCCTAAAATATGTAAGTTGCATCCAGTCGCTGGACCGCCTGCCGCTTGCGCAGGAGCTGGACAAGCGCCTGCAAAGCGAGGGCCGGCGCCTCGATGTCTTTATACAGGTCAACACCTCTTATGAAGAAAGCAAATTCGGGGTAGCGCCCGATGCCGTCGAATACCTGGTCAAACAGGTACAGGCCTTTGATACCTTACATATAAAAGGACTGATGACCATCGGTTTGCTGGATGTGGAAGTGGAGAAAATGCGGCCTTCTCTGAGCTTGCTAAGAGAGATCAAAACACGTTTGGGAATGGAGCATTTGAAATTATCCATGGGCATGTCGCAAGACCTGGAACTCGCAATTGCCGAAGGGTCCAACATGGTGCGCGTAGGTACTTCCATCTTTGGAAATCGCTTTTTGGGCAAGGAAATCTGGAATGAAAACGAAATAATATCATGA
- a CDS encoding AAA family ATPase gives MSVYDLTIQETVNVDFEEIFFTAENKAALSQVIKEYKYLDELKKYGLQIDNKILLHGQSGCGKTTTAKAIATALKKKITIVNLSNLVSSRIGETSKNLQSLFALSARQQSVLFLDEFDLMGKTRDNNEDNDVGEMRRLVNSLIQEIDYLPAECLLICATNHYEMIDPAILRRFQLKIKYELPADEELDGYYEKMLMPFPEHLQDLDRKYGISYAEVKDYIHTTMKKRIIAELEAKNQHTPIQ, from the coding sequence ATGAGTGTATACGACCTTACTATACAGGAGACGGTCAATGTTGATTTTGAAGAGATCTTCTTTACAGCTGAAAACAAAGCTGCGCTCAGCCAGGTGATCAAAGAATATAAATACCTTGATGAGCTGAAGAAATATGGCTTGCAAATCGACAATAAGATCCTTTTACACGGACAATCTGGCTGTGGTAAAACAACGACAGCCAAGGCTATTGCTACTGCCCTGAAAAAGAAGATCACGATCGTGAACCTGAGTAATCTCGTATCTTCCCGGATTGGTGAAACGTCTAAAAACCTGCAATCGCTTTTCGCACTGTCGGCCAGGCAACAGTCTGTACTCTTCCTCGATGAGTTTGACCTGATGGGGAAGACGAGAGATAATAATGAAGACAATGATGTGGGAGAAATGCGCAGGCTCGTCAACTCTCTCATACAGGAAATAGATTACCTGCCGGCAGAATGCCTGCTGATCTGTGCGACGAACCATTATGAGATGATTGATCCGGCCATCCTGCGCAGGTTCCAGTTAAAGATCAAGTATGAATTGCCTGCGGATGAAGAGCTGGATGGATATTATGAGAAGATGCTAATGCCATTTCCGGAACATCTGCAGGACCTGGACAGGAAATATGGGATCTCTTATGCAGAAGTGAAGGATTACATTCATACGACTATGAAGAAACGAATCATCGCGGAATTGGAGGCGAAGAACCAACACACCCCAATTCAATAA